In the Acidimicrobiales bacterium genome, TGCACGGTCAGCAGGTCGAACGAGAGCTGGGCCCCCGTCTGCACGAACTCCTTGACGAAGCTCTCGACCGCCGGCCGGCCTTCCACGATGTCGGCGTTGGGGGCCATCATCCGGGCCCCGGCGGTATAGATGCCCGCAACCGCCGACGCATCACCCGCGTTGAAGGCCTTCAGCCACTCCTGCTCTCGTGCCGCCACATCCTGCTTGCTCACTCCACCCTCCGATCGCCGGTCCTTGTTCGTCGAGGATACGAACCTGAACGCCGCCTGGGCAGGGGGATGAATGCGACGATCAGCGCGCCATGCCCATTGGCGCCCTCAGCGCGCCGTGCCCATGGGCACGCTCAGCGCGCCATGCCCACTATCGGCGCCGCCAGGTGGAGGGCGCCGGTCGAGCCGAAGAAGCGGGCGTC is a window encoding:
- a CDS encoding nuclear transport factor 2 family protein, whose product is MSKQDVAAREQEWLKAFNAGDASAVAGIYTAGARMMAPNADIVEGRPAVESFVKEFVQTGAQLSFDLLTVHESPSMCAAVGRYTMDIPGAPQDRGKFMEIWARQADGTWQIAEDIFNSSLPAAPA